The following nucleotide sequence is from Nothobranchius furzeri strain GRZ-AD chromosome 6, NfurGRZ-RIMD1, whole genome shotgun sequence.
CACAGCAGGAACTCAGACCGAGAGGCCAGAGGATATCTGGAGAAATTTGTCCTCATCGACGAGACTCCTGCTGTAGAGGTGGAACAACAAGATATGGAGGCATGCCCCGAGGAAGAAGAACAACGAACGTTGCCCCAAGAGTTGCTCGACTTTGAAGATTTAATGGCCTTGTctgaaaaagagatgcaacaCTCAGAGGAGGTCACAGACTTCTTTAGGTCCAGTGGCAATTCTTCTCCTTGTGATATAGAACCGTTCCCTCGATCATTAGAAGGCGAAGAAACAGCAACAACAAAGAGAGAAGTCAAGACACAAAAAAGTGTCTCTATAGCTGTAGAGCAGGTTCCAGAAACCACAGGAGATCAGTTTGACTCCTCCGGATTTGAGTTCACCTCAGACGAACTAGACTGGGAAATAACAGATGATGATCCTACGGCCATGCATGCTGGAGGTCAAAAAGATGAGGACGTGTGCAAACAAGATTTAGAGACAAATAAACCCGTTGCACCCCCCAGAAAGAAGATAGCCTCCTCTACTAAAGCATCCTTGGATCTGACTCCTCTGACTCCTGTTTATGTGACTGCACAAGAGAAAGAGGAGGCTGTAGGAAAGGAGCAAAGAGTGGAGGAGAAAGAGACAGCTTCACCAGTAGAGACTGCAGATGAGGGTGATGGAGACGGGGAAGAAGTCGTGCAGGCTGCCTCAGGCGTATCGGAGGCCACGCTGGTCGAAGTGAACACCGAGTCTGTAGAAAGTGAGATTGTAAAAGACAACGATGCAACACCTGCTCAGGAGAACGAAGCTAAAACAGATGGAGGACAGAGTGACACCATAACTGCTACAGAACAAATTGGACTGAAGGAGACAGATGTTAAGTCAGATGTTAAAACAGATATTATTCCAGAGTCTCAGGACAGTTCTTCTGCTGAGCCAGCTAAAACCAAAGGGCAGTGTATCATACTTTAGTTTGGCCACAGTTTTTAAAGGGGGCATAtagtaacttttaaaacttgCAACAGGTCTAcggttgatacaaaacatgttcacgAAGTTCGTTGCCCCAAATCCCTCCCACATAAACCAATCTCACCAGCTTTATTCTTGGTAGTTtcattaccttccagaatgagcagttTCAGGACGTTGTCACTTTTATGCACATAAGCGGTTGCTGGCCACGCCTACCCACTCCCTGACTGGCTGCTATGAGGTGAGGAGATCAGATATGTGGAGGGgcctggagtagacctgctgctcctccagcctggaGAGGTGAGAGGTTGaatatctgtgaagcactttgtgatttctaTCAGtgaaaaagtgctatataaataaacacttTCTCTTATGCTAATGTtcctttgttgtgatgtcacaataagggataTTTTTAAACTGTTTAAATTTAAAATAGAATGATGGGTTTAATTGGTGTTTGAGGTGTTCATGGAGGCAGTAGAGACTCACATGACTGCACAAGAAGATACAAAATGTGAGTTTTGCACAATATGTCCTCTTTAAAGCAAGTTCAAATTTTCAAATGAGGCATCAACTTGCTAGCTGACAAACCGTAGCAGTAGCAAAAAGATTTAGCTCTGAAGGTTGATCTAGCCGTGCTCCACTGTAgcatcagcaggtctaccattggcttgaCTAagtgtaatgggctcgacacacgggaggcgactaaCGACCGGGATCAGCGAAatgtgtcgctgtcgcttttattacctgacacacgggaggcgatccgcggcagcgaccagtggcaaagccgtctacgcgttctgttccatggcgaaatcgaatcttccgttgttttgcttggctgtgtcaggttggagggaattaaggttatttaagcggttcagagttaataaagcggtagatatgatgtttcacaaggtgctgctagagttatgtgaaatcttacttctgattttactacataaaacataataataatcaacttctccttcatgtttgctcggagatgtacggagcatcctgcccgctcattggtcagtgaatgaaacctccgttgattggtcctcgtccgagcgacagcgatgaaaagttgaaaatatttcaactttctgggatcgcgtcgctgggtcgcctgtgcacgacacgtgcacaagcgcaaaatttcacacacacgtttttcgcgttttgcttggtaggagggagacccgcgattatcgctttgtcgcacatgtctcattgaaaatgaatggaggagaggcgatgtcgcctcccgtgtgtcgagcccataagcccGGACAATCACAGAGCTCAGTGTTTGTAGAGCGACTTTGGGTGGACTTAGTACCattacagctgatttgtttttttttttacaacgctGGCAGAGCAAAACTACAAATACGGTGGTGCTCAGGAATGGATTTGAAATGGCTTTAGCATCAGTTTTGTACcacttagacttgggcttttgtttgagacatgagcagatagaggcacTTAAGTAATTTAATAAAAAATTTTGTAATTTCTGCTTCTGCATCTTCTTCTCGGACAGTGGCGGACTGCCTAATTGACTGGTTTCCACAGTGATGACAtgtcattgctctgattggtcaatTGCTCTGTGCAGAGACAGttggaaagacaaccatagattactCTCCTTAGATTGAGctctctatgggtcatggccagattaAATATTTATAGGATCGCTAGCCAGGCTATCAAACTGCTGTTCTCCACAACATTGCATACGAACACGGGATAGGCCTAATGTTTAGTCAAAAACAACAGTTGTCGTTTCGGCGATCAAGTTGTTCCAGGTGAACCCTTCACACCAACAGCAGCAGTTTGGGTCATGGGTGCAGATGGAAAGGGCGAGAGCACATATGTGACGTCAAGGTGAATCTTCAGCTATAAATAAGCCCTTCTGGCTGTTAACCTGACCCGTCGCTTCCATTAGGGGTCTGTACTGAATAGTCGCTTGTAAACagtcaaaaaaattaaataaaacaaattaaacttGTGCATACAAGTCTTTTTGTCCAGGAATACTGTAATATCACTATAATATTACTACTAATAATATACTAgtgtaattttaataaatcaactaTGTGTGTCTGCTGAATAAACCCATTCTCAGTCAGATTTAACAGTGGTCCGTTTTTTGCCACatataaatgtttcagatcagcaaacctTCTTCAACTAAGGGGGAAAAACACCATACAAGCTGCCCCATGTTTAGCATCTTGTGGTTGTTTCCTAATGTATCATCTGGAGCCTAGGAGTGATCCCTTGCAAAGGGATCGAGCTAAAGCACACACGCATGAAGAAACAAGGTGTAAATCTGCAGGACAAAGAGAAAACACAGTAGTGAAATTAAACCTGGAGTAAAGGTTTTAGGGATGTGAAATCTACTGTAAAGGCTGGTGTTTGGAAACCATTTATTCCTCTTCTCCAAACCAGCAGGTGATCTGTGCTGGATTTTGATCTTTTGACCCACAAGCTTAAATCAGAAAAAAAAGGTCTCCAATAATTGTACATTAAAAACGTTTTTTTAAACCAAGGAAGTAGACATTTGAGAACAAACTAGCCAAGGTAAATAGTGAAGATTTAAATTCAAGGaatagagagcctaagtcacttccggggacccatgatgcggaagtgcggAGTCTGGCCAAGATGGCGGTCCGAGCAGGCAACTCTTTCTCTCTCACGCTGTCCCAAAATACAAGCCAAGACCTCAACTTTTCAAAATCATAGAGATTTACGTTGTATTTACTATATCTCGAAACGCCGATACAAACAAATATTGGGACAAGCTCAGAATTTACCTAAAAGCAGAAAAATGTCACGAGAAAGGCCTGATCCTTCTGCTAAGCTAGCTTTAGCAACCAAGGTCTCTGCTACTGGTGCTCATGGATACTCGATGGATTTTTCAACCACATCAACCAAAAGAAAAACCCCACCTACTCCAACTAAATCTCAAACACATCCCAGCGAGGTAACTGTGCCCCTGAAtgctgaagaaaaaaaatcctatAGTAGAAGCTATTAACAAGCTCTCAAACAAGACTGATGACTTTGGAGCAAAGCTAACTGATATAATGGTGGCTAACATTTCTAAGCTGGCAGAAATGAATGCAGCCGACATTAAGGACTGTAAATCTAAACTGATAACCTTGGAAAAGAATATTCCGGTTCTTGTCAAGGAGAACATCGAGCTGAAAGAAAGAGTCCTGGAAAAAGAACGATATAAGCGCCGCTGGAATCTAAAACTCCATGGCTTGAAGAAAAAAATGGTGAAGATGCTCGCAAAGAAGTTATTGACATCTTAGCTAAGATTGCTCCTCACTTGGCTTCTTCGCTGGACAGCTCCGTGGACATCGTACATCGCCAGGGGAAAAAGGTTGGGGACAAGCCTCGCCAAATGATAATCCAATTCACCCTGAGACATCTCCGAGACGTCTTCTGGAAGCTGACCAAAGATTCCAGAATCTGCAAAGAGCTCGGAATCTACTTCAAGCAAGACTTCTGCAAGCTAGACAGGGAAGCAAGAGCTGCAGCCTGGCCCAAGATGGAGCAAGCCAAGGCGGAGGGGAAAAACGTCTACTACTGAGGGAACATCGGATACATCAATGGAGTTTAGGTATTACCTGGTTAACTGTAGCTGTCTGAGAGTTCTATTTGTGAACATCGTTCCACCAATGCAACCTATTTGTAACATAACGTTACATGTTGTACTTCTATGCTGACCTTGTTTATCTATGAAGGTTCAGTGGTTTGTTTGTATAACCTTTTTAGTACTTTATTTTACATTCTTAGAGGTCGTTACTCTAAAAGCGGTTAAGGGATTTAGTGTTCTACATCTTTCTAGTATATACTTTATACTAAGTTTACTAGTTCATTTACATATCATTATTATTTTCCTAATTTTTGTCTTCTCCTTTCATGTCCTGTCTTCATTTTAAATGTGCATCTTTAATTACTAGGGGTTTGAGAGGCAGCGTTAAAAGAAAATCAATTTTACTCTTTTGTACAAGTGTTAAAGCTGACTACATAGTCTTACAAGAAACGTACTCCGTTGAAGCAGATGAAAATTTTTGGGCTAACCAATGGGGAGGAAGGTTGATTTTCGGCCATGAAACCAATAAGTCAGCTGGTGTAGCCATTTTGTTTAGGAACTCACGTGTCAAAATTGAAACTCAAAGGAGAGAAGATTATGGCCATTGGCTAATCTGTGTACTCATACTGGAAAATTGCCCCTGATTCTTTGCAATGTTTATGGTTACAACAATACTAGAATAAACTTCTGTTAACTGACATTACCAATCACCTGAAATAACTATTTCACAAATATGGTACAAGGAATATTATTCTGGGTGGAAATTTCAATATGGTTCATGATGAATGGTTTCATTTCTCAGCATCTAAATTCAACTCTACAGAGCCTCTGTTTAGATCTTATCCTCACTGATCCACGGAGAATGGCAAATCCACTTTCTCAATCGTTTTCTTGGTTTAAACCTGATGGCTCGGCTAAGTCTCGGATCGATTTCTGGTTGATCTCTGATGATTTAATGCTGCATAATGTGGATGCTGGTATATCAGCTTAACTGATCACTGTTTGATACTACTTAATattaaactgcaaaataaaaaatTTTGTAATAAAGGCTACTGGAAATTTAACTCAACCTTACTCTACAATGAAAATTATAATAAGATGATCAACTAAAAGGCACTCTTACTGATGAAAGTATTAAATCTTATACAGAAAAATGGGAATTCTTCAAGTTCAAAGTTCACCAAATTTTAATTAAACACAGTAAGCTAAAAGCCATCCATAATAACCTAAAGGAGACCAAAATTATAAGCAAACTTCATCGGATCTGTCCCAAACCTGTATATAATGAGGATGACAAATGCTGGAAAAAGATTGTACAAACCTCTCTGGATTACGTTTATGTTAAAAAAGCCAAAGGAGACTATCTTAGATCTCGAGCCAAATGGGTAGAAGAGGGTGAGAAAAGCACCACATATTTCTGCAGATTAGAAAAAAtaagacaagaaaaaaagctaTAAGTACTTTAACAAATTAATGGTCAAATAAATAAATTTCGAGAGAAATGTTTAATTTTTGCAGCAAATTATATGTCTCATCTTTCTGCAAAACTTCAAATGAGACTTTTTTCAATCCATTCAACACTTGATCCCTACAACTGATGAAAACTTCAAGCGGACATGTGAGGCAGATCTTACCATAAGAGCCAGGTAATGCATTAGCCtgtttccatgctttcgttctttttaaacacagaaacagttttgtttacctgttttgtagctacagtttcgccgacggctgccggcttcttcaggctgacactgaagaagccggcagccgtcggcgaaactgtagctacaaaacaggtaaacaaaactgtttctgtgttttaaaagaacgaaagcatggaattagaaccatgacacagcaagaacacacctaagattagCCTGTTTGCCAAATGATAAAGCCCCAGGCTGTGAAGGCCTTACAAGTAATTTCTACAAACACTTCTGGATTCATATTAGATCCTTAATCTTTGAAATGTTTAAGGAAATTAAAGAGAATGGCTCTCTCACACATACTATAAAACAAGGGGTAATTACTCTTATTCTTAAACCAGGTAAAGATTCAACTATTCTTGACTCTTGACCTTCTATAACACTGTTAAACAACGATCATAAGCTCCTTAACCACATTTTTGCAATTAGATTAAAAAGGTATAACTCAAATGATCTCTTGATACACAATCTGGTTTTCTCAAAAGCCGCTCCATTCACAATAATAATCGTCTTGTGTCTAATTGACTATAACTACCTAATTCAGAATGAAggttttatattatttttagacTTTTACAATGCCTTTGATATGATAGAACAATTTATGTTTCAAACACTTAAACTCTGGTTTTGACAATAACTTCATTAATGTAATCAAACTTTTATACAAAGTTACAACCAGTTCAGTATCTCTTCCTTGCGGTTCGTCTCAAAGATTCCGTATTAATAAAGGCAAAAAACAAGGATGTCCAATTTCCCCTTTACTTTTTATTGCTGCAACAGAAAAGCTTGCCATTCTTATTAAATCTGCAGATTTTGGTAAATTAACAGTTTTGGGCAAGGAACTCTGTGTCAGTCAGCTTGCAGATGACAAGACcattttcttaaagagcaagtcacccccaaatcaactttttttctgataaactatacagtataaacgcgtgtctaatcgtgctgcagacacgtgttgtcaatagttttgcactttagtgcattttagttcaaattgtaattttctgcctgaaactgtcaccccttctttccaccggagccgtcagcagcacgttactgcagcagcacgtcttgctcccgtaagctgctgcttggcccttcccatgagacgcgaagcagcaggggagcagctgtcaccgacagagcacgaagtcacacgagtgacttcgtcagtaaacacaacaacaagcaggagaaaactacaacatagctccagaaggtttgtgttttactttctgtccgttttataatcgccaatacggacctgaaaaacaaaggagactgctagctaggtgataacttctcacggggccgcacagttagttacttttttttaaagcaaagcaaccggaaggcagtacgtttctttattctgaaaatctcgggagcttcactccgtttccgcatccgatttcctgtctttccttccccaaaaatgtcgaacttgacccgtttcagaggcgttgcgcacagaaaatagaaccggcgcctaaaggccgcgacatgctgcttctgagacgcggccgactcgcgctgctgacgactccggtggaaaaggttctgttgaccacagcggttcctatcagcagctatgacgtgctgctgcagtaacgtgctgctgacggctcctgtggaaagaaggggtcagtgttttgccgttgtcaggtaaaaactctgcaccgcatttgaatttaaatctgccttcgctattggctaagaggtaccctagaatgttagctggtaccatatgatatcACAATgttattgtgagcctgtgtgtatttgttagcgactccgccctctcagtctgctaggcaacaccatttgttgcatttttcaaacaggatgtaggagtggagttagactctggtaggggggtgacttgctctttaaacaacctGAATGAAATTCATAAAATTCTCTAAATCATTTAGCTCTTCTCCAAAGCTTCAGGATTGAAACTAAATTTTAAAAGTGAGAAATTCTGCCCCTGAAAGATTGCTCTAAGTCTTCAACATTTAATATCCCTATAAAATCTGCTGTCAAATATCTGGGCATGTATTTCTCCAAAAAAGACGCCGACTTAATTAATATTAACATTAGGAAGAAGTTGCAAAAATGCAATCCTCATCTAAATAACTGGTTACAGAGACATTTCTCTATTCTGGGAAGAATATTCCTCACCAAAACGGAAGCTGTTTCCAGACTTGTATACCGGCATATTCATTAGGAATTCCTAAATCAGAAATTAAAGCTATTAACCAATTAAGTTTGAACTTTATCTGGAAAAGGAAAATACACTTCATCAGACAAAGAAATTTAATTAAAAACTTTGAAGAGGGTGGTTTGAAAGCTATTGAATTTGacagtttaaatggcaccctaaaAGTGAACTGGCTACGACTGTTTTTGAAGAATCAAGACAACCTATGGTTCCATATCCCGAACCAAATCTTCCCCAAAGTGGGTGGCATCAATTTTTTACTTAAATGTGATTTTGATATTAACAAATTACCCTTGAAACTTTTTTCTTTCCATCAGCAATTCCTATTGTATTGGAGACTAATTTATAAACATAACTTCAGTACACACAATACGCCTCTGTGGAATTGTTGTTACAGAAATACAGAAAtaaatacagaaataaatcctTTTTCACGCAAAGTTGGTATGACAAGGGCATTTGGCCGGTTATGCACTTACTAAATGATAATGGCTTCCTTTCACTTAGAGAATTTAATTGTAAATATAACCTGCAAATAGATGACAAAGAATTTCAGAAAATCATCAGAGCTATCCCCCCAAATATAATGTCTTCCTGCATCATTTATCAAAATCCTACTTTACAAACTCCTGTTCTTCCTgagcttttaaccctcccactgtcctattgggtgtgaccccacgaggaaagttgaccattgagcaggattgatggtttatcccttgggtccacgtggcaggggtgaggtggtgctcactcctcacccctgccacatggacccaagagacaaaccatcaatcctgctcaatggtcaattttcctcgtggggtcacccataaagacagtgggagggtaaatTGATGATCACGACATCACTGCAAATAGATTTAAAAACCCGATAATCAGGAAACTATTCACTAATTCTGTGTTGAACATATCGAATCAACTGTTCATTGATTCTATGACTGTAAATAGCCTACAGCAAGGCCCTCTGGGATGATGTACACTACTGGCTTTTCTCTAAGATACCAAATTTAAAAGAACTTTCCAACAATTAGATAATTTTTGGGACTTTTATTGACAATTAAAAAAATAGCAATCGTCTTGAATGTAATAATCATTATGAGTAAATTTTTTGTTCATAAATGTAGATTTTTGAAAACCTAACCTTACCTTTCACAAAGAACTCTGGCACTTCTTTGCTTCCATGGGGTTTATGGGAAAAAACAAGCTGTGTATCTGCTTTATGTAGTAGATTTGAATCTACTTGACATCCCCTTAATTGTATTAGTCTATTctgtttaaccccccccccccccctccattattttattattatttatgtctaTTCCTATGTTTGTCATCTTTGTGTATGACAGCCTGCTTTGGTACTCTTTCATGTTGGAAAATGTTTCTGTTGATACGTTTGTTGTATGTGTCTTGTTcttcaataaaaatgttttaaaaaaatcgTTGGTTTCTGCTTCTGCTAGTCAGGTGTCGCCATCTTGTGACGATTTGCTAACACAACATAGACAAATTTTCCTTACGTGTGAAGGATATTTGAATTAATTATGAATAGAtacaaaaacagtaaaataaataaataaactatacAAGAAAGCAAAAGGTTTATGTATTGTTGCTGATAAACCTTTTAGACACCAGGCACTCATATGTGGCGCTGCGTTTGAGGTCTTGTGCCGTATCCGGTGACAACAGCTTTATTGAACAATTTAGATGAAAGAAAATCAAAGCAGGCCTAATAAATGCCAAGTTTGAACCAACTTATCCTGTAGCGTACAAAAGTAACAAGTACATTTAATTGAAATATATTTGCACGAACAATGTGAACCTTTTTTATTTAAGTAAAAAGCTACTATTTCCGAGTCACGCGAATACAACACTAACGACCTAGCTTCTTGCTAACGCCACAATGGAAAATGCTTCTTCTTTGTGCTCTGTTGTTTCTCCCGAAGAATACGAACTGAAGAATTGTGACAGCTGTCCCACAAACGATGGGTTAGTCGACGTTTTTGGAGATCTGGCTGCTCTTCCGGTGGAAGTTGAAGAAAGAAGGCCAACGTGTTTACGGTGCCGGTAAGCTAAATACAGTTAAGCTAATGCTAGATAGCCGAATATTGGACCATGAAGAGAAAGCAACGCACCCCCATCCCACTTTCTTTTACGTAATCGACATGCTTTAATTGCGGAACATATTAATGTCGTTACAGAAAATTAGAGACCAACTAAAACAGTGATGTAGAGCGGGCTCTAGGCTGGGGAATATCTGAAAAATCACAGCTTCACCTTTCCCCCTTGCAGCCGCCCTCAGAAGGTGTGTCTCTGTCCTTTTCTTCCACCACAGCCCTTGGAGGTGTCAACGTGTTTGTACGTAGTGCAGCATCCTGCAGAGGTGAGCAATGAAGTAAAAACAATGAAGATTAGCTTTTAACATGAAAGCAGAATATACAAAGATGGGTAAAAGTTAAAGGATTGTAATGGATTGGTTGCAATTAAACGAATGGAAATGAAGTTTTAAGTTTGAATATTAATTTCTAATTAAATCTGTTGTGCTTTTAGGAAAGTCGAGTGCTTCGGACCGTGCCTCTTCTTGCTGCTTGTTTGCCACAAGGAAAATGCAATGTCATTGTAGGAAGAAGATTCAATGAGGAAAAGTAatattctgtatttttatttacacCAAAATTGCCCACATGTCCTTTAAAAAGCTTGATTTCTCAAAACATTTTCACCCCAGGCATCCAGAGTTAGCTGCTGTGTGTCGAGACGAGAGAACGCTCATCCTGTACCCCGGTCCGAAATCCCAGAACCTGGAGGAGTTGGTGCGACACAGAGAGATCGACACTGTTAAACACAATGTGATCATCATAGATGGCACCTGGAGCCAGGCTAAAAACATGTTCCTGAAAAACAGCATGTTTCACCTGCCGAGTCAGGTGCGTACAACTGAAGTGATCCCATTGAAAAGTGGAGCAGATGGAGTGTGAAATGGTCTCTGAAAAGGCCGGTCATTGATCAAATGTTTAAATCACAGATGAGCAATAAAGAAGACTCCTGTttccatgacaaaaaaaaaatttgTGCAATAGTGAACGTATTAATGTGATGCCACAGACAAACACaagagtttaaagagcaagtcaccccctaccagagtcttgctCACTCCCACTTCCTACTTGAAAAAGGCAACAAATGCTGCTGCCTGATAgatcgagagggcagagccgctaataaATACATGcatacacaggctcacaacaatattgtgacatcataatgtaccagctagagctgggcaataaatagaaaatgtatcgttattgaaatttctgacttttatcgaGAATTTttaccatgtcaataaatttgataataaaaaatgaaaagatgtgtgtaggttggcaacgttcgtgttcctttaaagagcaagtcacccccaattcAACTATTTtttccctgataaactatataaatgcgtatctaatcgtgctgcagacacgtgtagtcattagttttgcactttagtgcattttatttaaaatttaaaatctctgcctaaaactcagtgttatgccattgtcaggtaaaaactctgcactgcatttgaatttaaatctgccatcgctaatggctaagaggtaccctagaatgttagctggtaccatatgatgtcacaatgtcgttgtgagtctgtgtgtgtgtatttgttagctgctccaccctctcagtctgctaggcaacagcatttgttgcatttttcaaacaggaagtgggagttgagtaagaatctggtagggggtctcagctagtaaaagctatgtttatgtttatgtttattcatttcgcagacacttttatccaaagcgacgtacaatttttataacctatagggcatgttgtgatctgtgggggaaaccggagtacccggaggaaacccacgcatgcatggggagaacacgcaactccacgcagaaaggcgagttttgaacctgcaaccttcgtgttgcgaggcaacagtgctaaccactgcgtcaccatgcagctaaccgttagcattagcaactccacaacatggcgaaACATATTCaggtttttgttatttgtggagataaaacatcaatgttgcattttttttacccaagaaacaagtgaatggaggcagcagaagagtcgtgttgctgttaaccaattagAGACTACAGCAGATTTACTGAAAAAACAAGCGTGTGAATGGGAGCTTTATAAGAGTTCAGTTGAAACAGTTAGATTAAATTTCTCATCCATGTCCAGAGGGTCATATAACTGATTCTCTTTGCTTTATTTGTCAAGGTGCAGCTCAATAGGACTCTGTCGAGCCAGTATGTGATCCGAACCCAACCTTCCAACATTTGCCTGTCCACGTTGGAATGTGCTGCTGTCGCCTTATCAGTGCTGGAGAAGAATGACCAGATCCTAGAGGTGATTTAGAAACCCACCAGTGGCTTGTGACTTTTTATCTAAGAGGATGGACGCCATCTGAGTTCCTGTTTTAGCTAAATATAAGTTCTTTAAACACATTAAGATCAGGAAATGTATACATTTTCAAACAACTTTAAAGATTTCACTGATTTCATCAGATTGCTTGATAACATAGCTAGTG
It contains:
- the dtwd2 gene encoding tRNA-uridine aminocarboxypropyltransferase 2 isoform X3; its protein translation is MENASSLCSVVSPEEYELKNCDSCPTNDGLVDVFGDLAALPVEVEERRPTCLRCRRPQKVCLCPFLPPQPLEVSTCLYVVQHPAEESRVLRTVPLLAACLPQGKCNVIVGRRFNEEKHPELAAVCRDERTLILYPGPKSQNLEELVRHREIDTVKHNVIIIDGTWSQAKNMFLKNSMFHLPSQVQLNRTLSSQYVIRTQPSNICLSTLECAAVALSVLEKNDQILELQHGAQIHHSKEHLLRNGMYDKPMPKNKRKIKRMEKLITDHNICPR
- the dtwd2 gene encoding tRNA-uridine aminocarboxypropyltransferase 2 isoform X1, with amino-acid sequence MENASSLCSVVSPEEYELKNCDSCPTNDGLVDVFGDLAALPVEVEERRPTCLRCRRPQKVCLCPFLPPQPLEVSTCLYVVQHPAEESRVLRTVPLLAACLPQGKCNVIVGRRFNEEKHPELAAVCRDERTLILYPGPKSQNLEELVRHREIDTVKHNVIIIDGTWSQAKNMFLKNSMFHLPSQVQLNRTLSSQYVIRTQPSNICLSTLECAAVALSVLEKNDQILEVLLRPLKALCSFQLQHGAQIHHSKEHLLRNGMYDKPMPKNKRKIKRMEKLITDHNICPR
- the dtwd2 gene encoding tRNA-uridine aminocarboxypropyltransferase 2 isoform X2, encoding MENASSLCSVVSPEEYELKNCDSCPTNDGLVDVFGDLAALPVEVEERRPTCLRCRRPQKVCLCPFLPPQPLEVSTCLYVVQHPAEESRVLRTVPLLAACLPQGKCNVIVGRRFNEEKHPELAAVCRDERTLILYPGPKSQNLEELVRHREIDTVKHNVIIIDGTWSQAKNMFLKNSMFHLPSQLNRTLSSQYVIRTQPSNICLSTLECAAVALSVLEKNDQILEVLLRPLKALCSFQLQHGAQIHHSKEHLLRNGMYDKPMPKNKRKIKRMEKLITDHNICPR